The window GAATCACCGTTTTAATAACTTTTACCTTTGCATACCCAAAATGCTTTAAAAGCACTTTGTTTAtctcaataaatacttttttatagTAACTAGACAACTGCCAACTGCTCTAAAAACTCGATTTTGGCTACGAAGCGTTTGCCATTATGTAGGtcacccaccaccacccccccaccccaaatTCTTTACAAATCTCACTTAAAGGGGTCCCTGCGATTTAGCAGCCCTGCACAGATTAGTCTAAACGTAGCTCGGGAAGACTGACATCCTTCAGTTCGAACAGTTTATTACATTTACAAACTTGAATGTTGGTCCGAACATTTTAGTTTGAACTCCACAGTTAAGTGGAAGGAATTCCTAGTTCACCCTCATATGAACTTGTGAGGCCTTTAACTGGACTCACGTTCGCTAACGATGGCAGCTGACAAGCTAACGCTGTATGTCCACTGCTTCTGTCAGCGATTTGTTTCAGCGACTGTATCGTGATCGTCTAATTAGCGTTGACCCACTTGTACTTTCCGGCTGATTGCTGCGTGCTTACGATAAACATCGCTGGAACTGAATGTCAGTCGTtcaaaacctaaaaaaaaaagcgaacAAAGCAAAGGCCAGAAAATCCCCGGCCTCGAGTTTAGCTTCGCCTCGCTGCCTGCGACTTGTTACGTTAGCTTGCTAATATATAGGTAAATGGGCTAACGGTTAACTGCCAACAAATGCAGAATTGTTGACGGTTAGAAACGAGTTCAGTGAGCTGAAAAAGCAGATAACATAGCCGACAAGTGTTTTGTTAATCAAATGGTGTGTATTAAGCTACGCAGTTGGTCTTGTATGTAAACACTGACCGTCAGCCCTGCAGCGGTGGATGTTGTTGTCGCCTCTCCTCCGCTAACCTCCGGCGCGGCCAGGCCGATAACGCTCACTGCCTGCACCGTCCCCCGGAGCCAGTCCCGGGCCCAGGCAGCCTTCTCCGGCTCGGAACCATTTGCGGACCTGCCCTCGTCGAGGAGCAAAAGCAGACGCTTCCCTATCAATTCGAGAGAGTCCCCCATGGTTTGCTCGCAAGCTAGCTGCCTTCAGTGAGCCACCATGAACAGTGTACGTTAACTTCTCCGCTTGGGATGGGAACTCAAGAATGGAGACAACAAGCAGAAGAAAGCTGGAAGCGACTTCGTTCTATGTGTTAGTGCACAAGAGAGCCCACTTCAGCCGATGCACCCGGGGGCACGCAGCAGCGGAACGAGTCACGCCAGGAATTCACACAGTCGAGATGTTATTGTCCTCGATGCTAACGCGACTATCCTGCTCTGTCCGCCATTGAGTCCTGCAACAATCAAACGCACTCCTCGTCGACAGGCAGCACTGCGGAGACACCAGGCGAGAGTGTGAGAACAGCGGCCTCTAGCGACACGCCTGGGAATCAGGTTAGTGACTACACACTGGAGTTTTCAGGGTTTCCGCAGTGTTGAAGCAGAGCTGGACAACCTCGCCCTAAAATAAAGACgtaaaaaagttaaatctaTTCTTTAATGCATTATTTCTATTAAAGAGGAACCAGTAGCTTAACGGTTTTTGAAGCATATTAAACAGATGTTTAGTGGttcaaaaaaaatcacaatagtaatttattttttacataacataaccaatattttaataattattcCTAAAATTGGATGTTACAGTTTGGAAATATACAATTTTAATTTCCATGCTGCAATTTCTCATTTCCTCCAATATACTCCTATATTGTTTTTATCTGCAGTAATCTAATATTTTTCCAAATTTCATATAATTGATTTATAAAGTTTTTGTTTAGGCCATCATCCATCAGATAAATTGATCATGAGATGAGATGCCCCACAATACAGAGGGCTCACCTCCTGGAGAAATCTCTGTTGGAAACTCGGTGTCTAATCCCAgatctttaaaaatgtacaaaaaaaacattaccatGGTAAAAATTTAACTTTTGCAGTACTACCTGCAGAAAGTCCCTGACTATGATatgattttaatttattttattttttgaacaAATGGGTGTGTCACCGTGTGGTTACAAATAATTTGCATTAATAATTCTTATAAATATAGTTACATGTGGCTATTGGGCaggttcatgtttgtttgttttttcactcaAGAAGCTCAATGTTTAATAGATGAAGTTCTGTCCACCAGGTTTTGAGGTACAAATATCTGGTATTTGTGGCGCCCCCTATGTTTGTAGCCCAGGATGTTTTTGTAAACCTGTTCCCAACCTCAACCTGAAGATATATCTAGAGTTTTATGACGATTAGACCAATGGTTATTGCATTTAGGCCAGTCTATTCTAAACCCTGCCCTTTGCGAGGATATTTCGATTGATAGCCGCCATGTTTTGCTGTACACCCAATTTGGTCTTGATTTAATCAACTTtgactgttttcagtttttgcaAAGTATCACCAAATCCATCATGGCAGTGTTATATGTGCCAAGAGGCTTTCTTGTAGAATGAATACTCTGTTTGGGGCGTGGCCATTTCAAAAGCGTATTTTTGGGTGTTAATTTTAGCACAACCATGTGGCCACTCTTTTAAGCCAATAAGtgataggccacgcccacttgcATCATCAATATGGCATATGCACACCAATAATGGTGAAATGTTGTTGATTTTCAGATATAAGATTGTGACATTTGTGGTGGCCGTGCTCAAAATGCTTTGGTGGACATTcactgcctggccaaaaaaaaagtcgccaccaaaaaaaaaaggtcacacacTCTCATATTTCGTTGGACCGCCTTTAGCTTTGATTATGGCATGCATTCGCTACAGCATTGTTTCGATAAGCTTCtgcaatgtcacaacatttatttccaaccagtgttgcattcatttttttatcaAGATCTTGTATTGATGATGGAAGAGTCAGACCACTGCGCAAAGCCTTCTCCAGCATACTCCAAAGATTCTCAATGTGGTTAAGGTCcggactctgtggtggccaatccatgtgtgaaaattATGTCTCACGCTCTCTGAACCACTCTTTCACAATATGAGCCCCATGAATCCTGGCATTGTCATCTTGGAATATGTCCATgccatcagggaagaaaaaatccattgatggaataacctggtcattcagtatattcaggtagtcagctgacctcattctttgggcacataatgttgctgaagcTAGACCTGACCAACTGCAGCAACTCCAGATCATAGCACTGCCCCCACAGGCTTATACAGtaggcactaggcatgatgggtgcatcacttcatctgcctctcttcttaccctgaCACAcccatcactctggaacagggtaAATCTGGACTAATCAGACCAAATGACCTTCTTCCATTGTTCCAGAGTCCAACCTTGATGCCCCCTACCAAATTGAAGCCTTTTTTCTGATTAGCCTCACTGATTAGTGGTTTTCTTAAGGCTACACAGCTGTTCAGTCCCAATCCCTTGAGTTCCCTTCGCATTGTGCGTGTGGAAATGatcttactttcactattaaacaTAGCCCTGAGttccactgttgtttttttatgatttgattTCACCAAACGTTTAAGTGATTGCTGATCACAATcaatcaggatttttttccGACCATATTTCTTCCTCGAAGACGATGGTTCCCCACGATCCTTCCAGTTTTTAGTTATGCTTTGGGCAGTTCTTAACCCAATTTAAGTAGTTTCTGCAATCTCCttagatgttttctctgcttggTGCATGCCAATGatcaatgggaaaaaaaaaaaattatttgaccCTTCTCAAACAGGCTAACATCTTTTCCACAACCACGGAATGTGTCTTTCAacatggttgtttaagaaatTAGAAGCTACTCATTGCATCAGTTAgggttaaataacttgttgtCAGCTGAAAGATAATTACCCATGCAATAATTATCCAATAGGAGGCTCTTACCTATTTGCTTAGTTAAAGCCAGGTGGCGACTTTTTTTGGCCCAGCAGTGTATTTCCAACATCAGCCTGGACATTTCTACAGAgtttcatgatgatgatgatgatgatgatgatgatgataaatggCACTTCACATCATATGTTAAACATACCTAAACAGGGCAAATTAAATTACATATGCAGTTGTACAAAACACAACCagtaaacagaaaatacaaactgTCATAAAGAAACTTTTTATGACtcattgttttttcattttaatcaagtTATGTCAATTTGAACTCTAGGGGTAAGGAGTTTCTCACATTGATCTCTTTAATAGACTATGACTAAATGCTGATTACgcattttcatcatttcattgaTCGCCTTAGGTTCCTGGTTATGTTAAGTTTAGTGCTTGCAATTGTAATTCATATTTAATGTCTTTTATTATTCATGTTATTTTCTATAATAATAGTAACAGTAATAGTGGCACTGTTGTTTTTGATTGTGGCCACTAGAAGGTGCTACACTGCCACTAACTCTTCATTGCAGTGATGAGGTGCGTCATGAGTCTGTGGATGTTCGAAATGAATATTTGTGATTCCGATCCGTAAAAAAGTTGATATTTATGTTCGtccaaacaccacaaagaaAGTAGCCTGGCTATAAAGCACTGAGCTATCTAAGTTTAGGATAGAGAGACGGAATCAGTGGAATCATCTAACTTTAACCTATGAATATGTGGAAGTGTGACTTCTATTTTGGTGGATATAAAGCATCATAACCTTTTCATACTGTGATATTTACGGCTGTGTATTTTTGCATTTGGTTCGCGAGTCCTTTGGACACAAATACAACCGTGTCAATACTGGTGAAATATGCTCTGGCATACATAGATAAGTTGACATCATCATGTATAACTGGAACTGTGCAAATCAAGAATGTTGTTTGGTCTCACAAGAGTTTTAGACATAGACAATGCTTTTACGTAATAACACTTTGCAAATGAAATGCTGTGAAGCGGATCGGAGTAACACAGACGTTTTCTATTTGAAAAACACACCTCCAAATTTATTCATGAGTTATACAAGATAAGGTACATCATACACTATATACAAAATCTCaacattaaaatatcaaaagaaaagataataatacaaatattttcatttctaTAAAAACCTGCATCTCATTATAAAATAGGCCTACTCTTCAGGCCGACTCCGAGCCTCAAGTCAGCTTTTATGTGTTTCTTGTGAAAGATGATATTTATAAATCAGGGTGTGAGGTTATTTTGAAAGAGCCACATGTGCCAAGCATGTATAGGTTACCTATGTAAACTAATGCCTCCGTGCCTGTAAAAGTATGCAGTATGTGCAAGGACTTTTGTgtgcagaatgtgtgtgtgcatagagAGTGTGTTGAAGATTTGTTATTCTGGTCGGCCACTATCATCAAGTCTCATACAGGTGTTAGAGGGGATTTTTCATCGATGACAATTTATAAAAGTCACTTTTTATCCGACCACATTCAAAGTGTGATCTCAAACTGTCCAACACCCTGCTACAATCAGACTTTAGTTTCCCTTCATTGGTTCTAAAATACACCCGGAGGAATGCACACTCTTATAAAAGTGGGCTGCACAGGTATTCCAGCAAGTCTTAAatttccacaaacacacaggtagTGCTCAAGATGCAGCAACATTTTTCAGTCCAGCAGTAATAACATGAAAGTCCCAGTGTTGAATACTGGCAGTATCTGTTAGGGGTGGGCTGATGAACTATGCCATCGTCCATCACTGATGGCTGACATCAGCTGCTGACCCCAACCATCGTaacattgttattttaaaagGTGTCCCACCAGAGAACACGATGAAGTtgtgtgtcccctcagagtaGCCGTAATGTGGAAGTTTGTGATATGTGGGCGAGAAAGTGAAAAGAAGTTTGTTGCTGTTCactttgctaacattacatctCCATGTCCTGTTTGTTATTGTCAGATTAAACCAGCTCATTGAGGCAAACCCAAGACACTCATTTGTGGCAGCGGTGGTGCTTGTCTTTGGACCGCTGTTAGTGTGTTTCTTTTAACCGTGCAGTGGTTATTCACATTTGCTTAGCCTCCTCAGTaaagctagccagctaactttGTTTTAATCTTCTGAGGCTGTGCACAGTTAGATTACAGACACGTGGTGCTGTGACACGGGAATGTATGCTGGGGGATGAATGAAGACAATTTCCTCTGCCTTGTGAGACAGTTGGAGGGTGCCGTCAGAGTGGCAGTGGGAAACCACTGTGACTGTTGTCTTACGGCAACACTGAGGGGACACACCGCCTCAAATTCAGAAACACATGTTACTACCCCCCCCGCCCCCACCCCCAAACAACAATGTCATCGGTCATCATGATATTTCACTATGGAAATCGTCATATGCCAGTTTGGCAGATGTCGCCAACCCTAGTGTCTGTGCTTGTGTGCTTCTTGCGGGTTACTGGACTCTCATACAGCTGTGTGGCACACATTCAGTCTGTTCCTCTAGCTCAGGGCACGGGACGCCAGCATTTGCAGGCCGCAAGAGGATGTAACGTGTGCGGTGGCGGACACCGCCTCTGGAGCACGGACCCAGACACAAACCCCAGGATGACCAAAGAGACACTTCACAGTCCAGTGGTGTCGCtgaagagagggaaaagagTTGTCAGagatatacagtatgtgaaagtaaagaaaaacagaatctGCGGGAACAAGGGCAGTTTCCGTGCACATCTACTTTCATGTGATACAAATTAATTCAATAGAATCACTCATTTTGACCCTTTGCAGGTAAAATGTTTGGGCCCGTGTGATGCTGTGGTCTTACCTGAGAAACGCTGGGGGCTGATAGAGTTCGGGAGGATATGATTGGACATTGGGGCCTGATGGCCAGGTGATCTGATCTGTCGAGTGATCTTTATGCTGGCGATGGGTGGAAGCTCCTTTAAACGTGGATAATAGAAGGAGTTGGCTGGATGGTTTGGCAACTGAGATGTGATCTGAAGTCGGCAAAGAGCAGTGAGGCATAATTCATCAAGAGAGACAGCAGATTCTCAACAAAAGTTCAAGCGCACAATAGCCCACTTTAAAACATATGCTGGGAAAGGATAGATGGTGTGTTACGTAAGAGAGGCCCTTTTTTTACTCTAATCATTTCAGGTCAGGCACGAATGCCGCCAAGTAATCATTTCAGTGAAGACAGCTAGGAATGATGCCCCAAATGAGCCATGCTGCAAACCTATTTTAAGAAGAAGACGAGGGCCATCCACCTTGCTTTGTCTTTGGAATAACCACAAAAAAGACTAAAGTAATGAGTAAATGTGCAAAGAAATTATGGTTTTTGTACTTGGGGACATTATAGTTCACCTTTGTGATGTTTTCAGGTGGGCTGGTGGGGAAGTTGGGAGAGGAGAAAGTGAATCCACTGTCTGTCCCAGCATCATAAGGCTGGAGGTCAAtggtcacttcctgtttccactGCCTGCCCTCACAAAGGTTCAGGCTGTCCACACCGACGAACCAGTCAGGGCTGGGGATCATTTTCACCAGCAGGGACAACTGTGGGTCAGAAAATGGAGAGAGAATACAGTTAGTTCAGACTAATTCAAATGAATTGTAACAACTCTGTGACCCCTTAAATTTTTTACCATGCACCATCCCCTGGTCAAAATATTTGTCTAATACTTTGGTTTATGGCTAGAAGACTAACAAGGCTCTGATCGGCGTCCTCAGCTGTACTATGTAAATTGTGTTCATGCTTAAATGTTAGAATGCTgaaatgctaagctaagatggTACACGAGTTAAGAATTTGGGTTGGTTTGTTGATGTCTGTGATTTTGTTCTTTTGCTGATACAATTGTCTTGTATctgctgtgtgtgcattttgATGAGATGATGGGGCTTTCTGTGAATGCAACTACAAAGAAAATGCAATGAAATACAAGAAGACAAAAGCTACAATCAGCCCTGCTTGACTCAGCAGGCTTGAGTGGTTATCTGAGCACAGCTGTGATTATTTTCGGACTAATCAAAAGTGAAACTGTAGCACTTTGGATGGTTACAAGATGAACAACTTTGGGGgagaacaggaagaaaaaaataaacaaatgcaatCAATTGGTGTTAAGAAAGTTGATTACCCCTCCAAAGTACTATTGTCTGTCTAAATACGCTGTGTGTCGAATAAGTTAAAGGATTGATAGAGAGATATGAAGTTACACACAAGCACTGTTGATGTCAGGATTTATAAACTTTGTATTTTATAAATGCATTAACTTGGgaatgcatgtgtgcatgcatgcaccCACTCAGTTTCCTGTGCAGGGTTAGACGGTCTCCTGTGTGATGGATGTTTCCTCAGAGCTGGTGACCTCATACAGGAAGTGGCCTGCATGGGGTCAGCACACGCTGAGGTGGCAGACGCCCAGAAAACAGCACATTTGAAAACGCCTCCGCACTTGTGGCCTGATATTCGAGGACCACGGTTAAGCCACTAAGGCTTGCATGGCTTTTGGATGGAGAAGCGCTGGAACAGACATCTAACCAGTGCACCAGGCGGACCCCAGCTGACACTTCCTGCCCCCTATCTTGACTTTTCTTGACTGTGACACAAGGCAAGACACTGAGAAACTCAATCAGAAGCAGGTCTGTTGCCTTTTAGAAACCTCCTCTGACCCCCTCCTTCATTCCTTCCTTACTTTTATCCCTCCTCTTGTCCTTTTTAACCTCCTCTCAAGCAGCCTTTTTTCCAAGAAGCCCCATCCTGCTGCCTCCAGTCATTAAGGACGTCTACACAGGGGTATGCCTCCCTTATCACTGGCTTGATCAGTCAGTGCTGGTTCGCAATATGCTGGCAAGGAAGTATATCTAGAGCACAGACAATTGCTCAAAGCTCCCGTTATCcctctaaatgttttctccatcaCAGCAAAATCTTCCGCAGAGCCCCAGAGAAAACGAGCTGTCCCAGAAAACATGGAACTTTTACACCTTAATGCCCAGGAATCCTACTTTCTGTAGTGCCACTGATCTTAGAAAATACTGAATCTTTACAAGTAAGGCCACTCGCATCCTGAATTGTGCTTATTTGGGTTTATCCGTCTGTTTGGATCCTGAGCAGCAAAAACAGTCGGCTCATGAATACGGAGATGGAAATCATATGTGTTTGGGATTTTTGGGGCATTGCGTATGATTCTTTTTGATTTGTGGGGGAAGATAAAAGCAATGGGATTTGTATACAagagtgtgagacagagagagagagaaatgcacGACTATGAGAGCTAGCTGGCAGTAGATTCACATCATTCTGTCTGTCTTGGTCATGTTGAACACAAACACGAGAGTCATACAGTGCTAAAAACAGACAGGCCCATTTAAAAGGCGCCACAGACATCTTGTACCTAGATGACGAGCTGTTAATCTGCTGTCCATGACAAGTACTTACCAAAGATGCCCTCTGACAGGGTTGTTTATGATTTATAAGGGCCCTCGGGTTCAGGCAGTGGAATTACCAATAAACAAATGTAGGTCACCGGTCTCAGGCAGGCACACACCTATTCCTAAAAAACGCCAGTAAAATCTCTacccttcctcttcacctcttcctctctcactcaTCAGCTACATATGCTTTACACATAAAGGAATGCTTTATTTCAAGGTGTAACTGTTTCAGTCGTATGACACATTTTTCCACAGTACCGTACCTCATTCCTACCTCAAATCCTTTGCCTTTGATTAAGCCCCAGGCCCAAATTCAGCCCAAGcctcagaagaaaaaaactaaacgaCCACGACCCTCCGCTCCCAAACTCACTTATTATTTAACAGCAGCATTATCCTGTAATCCAGTGATGAGCAAAGATGTACCCTAGTTGGAGATTTAGCTTCTGGCCCACATTTatcagcctttttttattttattattattattttttttaccacaaaaGTGGGGCAATACATGTCTTCAGCAGCCTGAGTTTGCCAGATCAAAAGGATGTCTTCCAGGGTTAAGTTGATTTAGTGTCAAATAGGGATAGATCCCAAAGGATAGTAGCACAAAGAGGGAATTTTTCACTAAAAATACCCACTTGATTTGGCTAAGTCAGACTGCTGAAGACTCGTATTAGCTTCGGCTAAATGTCAGAACGCAGTTTTGCACAAGAGGAAGGAGTCACCTCAGGGCTGGTATGGTAAGGAAGAATGATCACAGCAACCAGTAACGTTCTGTGTGCATATGAGCATGTAAGAATATCATATTAAGATTTGAACCTATTCTTTACTTTAACCCTTAAAGCtatgtgttattaaaatgaGTGTTAAAAAGCTCTGTATTTGAACAGTAATCATCACAGTAATAAGGCGGCTGTAGCTTAGAGGTAGAGCCAGCCTCTTGTtgtcggaaggttgctggtttgattcccctggtctgcatgttgaagttacctttggcaagatactgaaccccaaaactgctctcgatgtgctggttggcgccttgcatggcagccaccaccaacAGTgtataatgtatgtatgtatgaattactgtaagtcactttggacaaaagcgtctgctaaatgctctaaaatgtaaaaatgtaaatgcaatcaCTGTTACAGAATCGTTCcgtaaaagagaaaagatttttctggtatccctgcgcACTTAATCGGGACACAAAACTCTATAAAGAGTCGGTCCTGTCTGCTTGGGCAAGGTCCAGAGAGACAGACCCTCCTGTTCTGGTACGTACACCGGCTGTGGCGGGAATGGGATAGCTACCAATTCCAGCATCGGCAATGCTTTCTACCAAACAGACCAGGCCAATGATGTCCAAAATCCCAGACAATATATATTCTCATATCATGATAAAGATATATTGATGTATTTCACAGCTCTAGATGCAGTTTTGTTAGGGGGATATAGTTATGTCAGGGGGATGACAACAAGACTTCAAAAGATAGTCCAGCACATAAGCCCCCATATGACATAATGtcattttcactttgttttttttctacatattaaacaaacaatattATGTGTTCATTAGTGAGATTAAAAGGTGCTGGCAGGCCAATGTGGTTACTGTCGGACGGAGCCAGACTAACTGTTTCTCCCCGTTTTCAgcttttatgctaagctaacctaaCCGGCTGCTTGCCGTAACTTCATATTAACCGAGCAGACATGACAGTGGTAACGATCTTCTCATTTAAATCTTGGCAAGAGGgtgaacaaaacatgtttccTAAATAGCCATACTACCCCTTGTACTGAACTTCATCCTGAGCTCACAGAGTTCAGTAGGACAGGCGGCAGACATAGTGCAGACCGCGCAGGATGGATGTGGGCGTTTGTGGCTGCAGGGCTTCAGCACTCGGGCTAAACATAGTGTGATTGGATAGTGGAAAGAAGTGGTGAAGTGTTTGGTCAGAGCGGATGGCCGACGTTATGTGGTGGCCCGGGTCACCAGATGACTGAATAGATTCAGTCAAACAGACGGCGTGTGTGACTTACTGTGTCTGAGCATGTCTGCGTGCTCCTGTGAATGACTATTGCTTCTACTTAAGTTTTATTCGTGCCTACCAGTGAGCTCCGGGGCTGCATGAGCAACTCAGTGGAGCTGTGCCCGATGCCATTAGGGATGCCGGCCGTTCGGTACATGGCGCCGACTGTGCGTCTCTTCCTGGCCTCCTTGGCCGCCTTCATCAGTTCCACCGTCACCCCGATTTCAGCGAAGCTCTGCACGCCTGCACTGGCTGGAGCACCCTCCTCCCAGAGCCGAAAATGCCGATTATGGCTGACCgctaaaaagagagaaaagaaacacaagaaagCGGAGAAGACAGGAGTAAGATGCTTATTCGCTGGAATGCATATCAATGTCAATGAAACACCACAGAGCCTCAGCCAGACGGTGAGATCATTTCCACCATGGAGCCTGTATGTATGTCTATGGTTGCCTCCTTCTTCCTGCAATTAAACAGATAATTCTGAAGGAGCCACATGCATGTCTCTGGCATTATTGTACGGTTATAGTTACGTCCTTTCTCGATCTATCACTGATAAAACCACAGCAGTGGCTGGAGCTGCCAGTCCATAGGTCAGGAGCTCGAAGTCAGCAGCCAGATCGAGGGCAAAActctttcaaacattttttaaaactgttattGATACTTTTTCATTCTGTCTGAGCCAACAGAActattttattcacattctcATATTTAGTCCTGGTTATCTATGAAATCT of the Sparus aurata chromosome 18, fSpaAur1.1, whole genome shotgun sequence genome contains:
- the spon2a gene encoding spondin-2a, whose protein sequence is MMSSEHLTCGWLQQLLVVLLKLCLSFAGPLRPLNGTECTAKGPASYILVFTGHWSPQAFPKQYPLFRPPAQWSKLIAVSHNRHFRLWEEGAPASAGVQSFAEIGVTVELMKAAKEARKRRTVGAMYRTAGIPNGIGHSSTELLMQPRSSLLSLLVKMIPSPDWFVGVDSLNLCEGRQWKQEVTIDLQPYDAGTDSGFTFSSPNFPTSPPENITKITSQLPNHPANSFYYPRLKELPPIASIKITRQIRSPGHQAPMSNHILPNSISPQRFSATPLDCEVSLWSSWGLCLGPCSRGGVRHRTRYILLRPANAGVPCPELEEQTECVPHSCMRVQ